In the genome of Candidatus Binataceae bacterium, one region contains:
- a CDS encoding LLM class F420-dependent oxidoreductase, with the protein MKFATFLRQTQPSGLAAIARKAEELGFESLWVPEHIILPVEYRSLYPYSSSGRLPAPSDAPMHDPMLVLAYVAAVTSTIKLATGVFVLPLRNPFATAKAVASLDVLSGGRFIFGVGIGWLEEEFTAVGMNFKDRAVRTREYLGLMKELWTSADPVYGGRTVSIAGFKFMPKPAQRPHPPIVFGGHTGPSLKRAARLGDGWYGIAESLDGIRTSIAQLRAQERELARATPLEITISPRLAEPLTPALVNQFVEMGVARIIFAAGPSAKEQIGGMERFRDEVMSRC; encoded by the coding sequence ATGAAATTCGCGACCTTCTTAAGACAGACCCAGCCGTCGGGCTTGGCCGCGATCGCGCGCAAGGCCGAAGAGTTGGGCTTCGAGTCACTGTGGGTTCCCGAGCACATCATCCTGCCGGTTGAGTACCGCTCGCTCTATCCGTACTCATCCAGCGGCCGACTGCCCGCGCCGTCTGACGCTCCCATGCACGACCCGATGCTCGTACTCGCGTACGTCGCGGCGGTTACCAGCACGATCAAGCTGGCCACTGGGGTTTTCGTGCTGCCGCTCAGAAATCCGTTCGCAACCGCGAAGGCGGTGGCAAGCCTCGACGTGCTGTCCGGCGGCCGGTTCATTTTTGGCGTAGGCATTGGATGGCTGGAAGAGGAATTCACCGCGGTCGGGATGAACTTCAAAGATCGCGCGGTGCGCACGCGGGAGTACCTCGGGCTGATGAAAGAGCTGTGGACCAGCGCCGATCCGGTCTATGGCGGGCGCACCGTCAGCATCGCCGGGTTCAAGTTCATGCCCAAGCCGGCGCAGCGGCCACACCCACCAATCGTGTTCGGCGGCCACACCGGCCCGTCGTTGAAGCGGGCGGCGCGGCTGGGCGACGGATGGTATGGAATTGCCGAAAGCCTTGACGGGATCCGCACCAGCATCGCACAGTTGCGAGCCCAGGAACGTGAACTCGCGCGTGCCACACCCCTGGAGATAACCATAAGTCCGCGCCTCGCGGAGCCGTTGACGCCTGCGCTCGTGAACCAATTCGTCGAGATGGGTGTGGCGCGGATCATCTTTGCCGCAGGCCCTTCCGCCAAAGAGCAGATCGGTGGGATGGAACGCTTCCGCGACGAGGTAATGAGCCGATGTTAG
- a CDS encoding BON domain-containing protein: MKKCPSCNRTYPDNETFCEADGVALVKAGPAFVESGTPTVGEVIECPVCGGRAEPGEVICNFCGARLTDDPGTAASPTPQPSATQRPGQSRTVVASAPGDRFSGRLTGQMPESGPDGEGRGSFTVLGYVAAALVALVGGAWLALHLSSRGPVQEAATASPAAAVTPAPASTAGPLVALANTVAVQVTGESSSAVERSPDAMRKVFDDGKSALLDAYKGALGGDATTNDGMIVRVRIMPDGSVAGAAVRTSTAPNPSLDADVIKNVSGWSYVPFTGGQVEADYPIIFAHDASEQASIESALATRVASLGTNEAPEYGSSVAASPAALSSPAAAAVPTQSVAPAEAAAPPARAHPRRLARVPRPAPTPSLRDRVSEALRSNRNLGRVQLYTNPGGSVVLFGKVFDDKAKGLAEQVVRGVPGVTSVVVNLTTDTDSWRQQQAQVQSQLANAGLENVTVKIIGRDAFLSGEVATDAEKDRAVTITEGVAPVIVRTNLITVKPGSVFGF, encoded by the coding sequence ATGAAAAAGTGTCCGAGCTGCAACAGGACCTATCCAGACAACGAAACCTTTTGCGAAGCTGATGGTGTCGCGCTGGTAAAAGCGGGCCCGGCTTTCGTGGAAAGCGGCACCCCCACCGTCGGCGAGGTAATCGAATGTCCGGTGTGCGGGGGTCGGGCTGAGCCCGGCGAAGTTATCTGTAACTTCTGCGGCGCTCGGCTTACCGACGACCCGGGGACTGCGGCCAGCCCCACGCCGCAACCGTCTGCCACCCAGCGCCCCGGTCAGTCACGCACGGTCGTGGCCAGCGCTCCAGGCGATCGATTTTCCGGACGCCTGACTGGTCAGATGCCGGAATCCGGACCGGACGGCGAAGGGCGCGGATCGTTTACCGTACTCGGCTACGTTGCGGCTGCGCTGGTGGCGCTGGTTGGGGGAGCGTGGCTCGCGCTGCATTTGAGTTCTCGCGGTCCGGTCCAGGAAGCGGCGACCGCTTCCCCGGCGGCCGCCGTGACTCCCGCACCGGCGAGCACCGCTGGGCCATTGGTCGCACTTGCCAACACCGTGGCGGTGCAGGTTACCGGCGAATCGTCGTCGGCCGTCGAGAGAAGCCCGGATGCGATGCGGAAGGTTTTTGACGATGGCAAGAGCGCGCTGCTCGATGCCTACAAGGGCGCGCTCGGCGGGGATGCGACTACCAACGACGGAATGATCGTGCGGGTTAGAATCATGCCCGACGGCTCGGTTGCAGGAGCTGCGGTACGTACTTCTACCGCCCCCAACCCAAGTCTCGACGCCGACGTGATCAAGAACGTTTCCGGATGGTCATATGTGCCATTTACCGGCGGCCAGGTTGAAGCGGACTATCCTATCATCTTTGCGCACGACGCGAGCGAACAGGCGAGCATCGAATCCGCACTGGCCACGCGCGTGGCGAGCCTCGGCACCAACGAGGCGCCGGAGTATGGAAGTTCGGTCGCGGCAAGCCCGGCGGCATTGTCGAGCCCCGCCGCAGCCGCGGTTCCTACCCAATCGGTCGCGCCAGCGGAAGCTGCGGCGCCCCCCGCACGCGCCCACCCACGGCGTCTCGCCCGCGTGCCGCGGCCCGCGCCGACACCGTCCTTGCGCGATCGTGTAAGCGAAGCGCTGCGCTCCAACCGCAACCTGGGGCGGGTGCAGCTTTACACCAATCCGGGCGGAAGCGTGGTCCTGTTTGGCAAGGTATTCGACGACAAGGCCAAAGGCCTTGCCGAGCAGGTGGTGCGCGGCGTGCCAGGCGTAACCTCGGTGGTGGTCAATCTCACAACCGATACTGACAGCTGGCGCCAGCAGCAAGCCCAGGTTCAATCGCAGCTTGCCAACGCAGGATTGGAGAACGTTACCGTGAAAATCATCGGCCGCGATGCGTTCCTGAGTGGCGAGGTGGCGACCGATGCGGAGAAGGACCGCGCGGTCACGATAACCGAGGGCGTTGCCCCGGTGATCGTGCGTACCAATTTGATCACGGTCAAGCCTGGCTCGGTGTTCGGGTTCTAG
- a CDS encoding SCP2 sterol-binding domain-containing protein codes for MADAPTSCKQAFDVMPTRFNKEAAKGLNAIYQFDLSGDGGGKWHVIINNDSCEVKEGPAASPSITISMTAQDYLDMLSGKLNGQMAFMTGKLRIAGDMGLALRMQSLFQ; via the coding sequence ATGGCTGATGCACCCACTTCGTGTAAGCAAGCGTTTGACGTGATGCCGACCCGCTTCAACAAGGAAGCGGCCAAAGGGCTCAACGCGATCTATCAGTTTGACCTTTCTGGCGATGGCGGCGGCAAATGGCACGTGATCATCAACAACGACAGCTGCGAGGTAAAAGAGGGTCCTGCCGCGTCACCGAGCATCACTATCTCGATGACTGCGCAAGACTACCTCGACATGCTGAGCGGCAAGCTGAACGGCCAGATGGCGTTCATGACCGGCAAGCTGCGCATCGCGGGTGACATGGGTCTGGCTTTGCGCATGCAGAGCCTGTTCCAATAG
- a CDS encoding ABC transporter permease encodes MRYELKIALRYLRARRKEAFISVTTLFTAFGVMIGVAALTITLAVMSGFQQSIKERLLNMSPQVQIHSDEGSIAKYSEVEARVRTVAGVNGTDPFIYGEGMLSSGRGISGVIAFGIEPDNPLIEKKWGAYLTAGNLSRLLTAQPRPPSGDAEAGVSAIAIGTTLAEKLKVKLGNPVRMVAPLISADGSLSTRTGDFVIGAIFQSGMDTTDSKMVLMALQQAQSFFGRGDRVDGIEVHLIDLNRTLAVSAELRQLLGRAYFVRNWMELNQSASAGFEMLKRVYSLVLFLLIGVAAFNLVATLIMVVMEKRKDIAVLIAMGATRREVGRIFVFKGLTVGAAGTLAGEIVGAIGCYLLANYQIIHIPKEVYEMSTPPVSARPLDFALVALGSLALCLVATLYPARQAARAMPIEVFRS; translated from the coding sequence GTGCGTTACGAACTCAAGATCGCTCTTCGCTACCTGCGGGCTCGCCGCAAGGAAGCCTTCATTTCGGTTACCACCCTGTTCACGGCGTTTGGCGTGATGATCGGGGTCGCGGCGTTGACCATCACGCTTGCGGTCATGAGCGGCTTTCAGCAGAGCATCAAGGAGCGCCTCCTGAACATGAGTCCGCAGGTGCAGATCCACAGTGACGAGGGATCCATCGCGAAGTATTCGGAAGTGGAAGCGCGGGTGAGGACTGTCGCCGGCGTGAATGGGACCGACCCCTTCATTTACGGCGAAGGAATGCTGAGTTCGGGGCGTGGGATCAGCGGCGTGATCGCATTCGGCATCGAACCCGACAATCCGCTGATCGAGAAAAAATGGGGCGCGTACCTGACCGCGGGCAACTTGAGCCGGTTGCTGACCGCGCAACCTCGTCCCCCCAGCGGCGATGCCGAGGCGGGCGTCAGTGCAATCGCGATCGGCACGACCCTCGCCGAAAAATTGAAGGTCAAACTGGGCAATCCGGTCCGGATGGTAGCACCGCTGATTTCCGCGGACGGCAGTCTTTCGACCCGCACCGGCGATTTCGTGATCGGCGCAATCTTTCAGTCCGGCATGGATACCACCGACTCCAAGATGGTGTTGATGGCGCTGCAGCAGGCGCAGAGCTTCTTCGGGCGCGGCGATCGGGTCGATGGCATCGAGGTGCACCTGATCGATCTGAACCGGACGCTGGCGGTGAGTGCGGAGCTGCGGCAGCTGCTGGGGCGCGCTTATTTCGTGCGCAACTGGATGGAACTTAACCAGTCAGCATCCGCGGGCTTTGAGATGCTGAAACGGGTCTATTCCCTGGTGCTCTTCCTGCTCATCGGGGTGGCGGCCTTCAATCTGGTCGCCACCCTAATCATGGTCGTGATGGAGAAGCGCAAGGACATCGCGGTGCTGATAGCCATGGGTGCGACCCGGCGCGAGGTCGGCCGCATCTTCGTATTCAAGGGACTGACCGTGGGGGCTGCAGGGACGCTGGCCGGAGAAATAGTTGGCGCGATCGGATGCTATCTGCTCGCGAACTATCAGATCATCCACATCCCCAAGGAAGTGTACGAAATGTCGACCCCGCCGGTGTCGGCCCGTCCACTCGATTTCGCGCTGGTCGCGCTTGGTTCCCTGGCGCTGTGCCTGGTCGCAACTCTATACCCGGCGCGCCAGGCCGCGCGCGCAATGCCAATCGAGGTCTTCCGCTCCTAG
- a CDS encoding CoA transferase, giving the protein MGRFALEGVKVLDFSWVGVAPITTKYLADNGAEVIRIESAARLDVLRLAPPWKDARPDPNGSQFFASYNTSKKGITLDLSKPRARELVKKLVPWADIVAESFTPKAMRKWELDYDHLRQINPQLIMLSTCMQGQTGPNAMYPGFGQLMAALSGFYYISGYDQDSPCPPYGAYSDFIAPRFSATALLAALDYRRRTGKGQYIDMSQYEAALHNLAPALIDYFATGRVIGARGNASERYAPHGAYRCADEDGNERWVAIAVVDDAGWSSLLTVLHGDGSDSRFQTRQSRIANANAVDEFVTTLTRTRDAKELTDQLQAAGVAAYPVQNCMDLHQDENLEAFDFWHWLDHQAMGPSPYEGLQHRLSRTPGALRCAAPVLGQNNDEVFSGMLGLSATEVEQLKKENVIF; this is encoded by the coding sequence ATGGGCCGCTTCGCACTTGAAGGGGTAAAGGTTCTCGACTTTTCATGGGTCGGGGTCGCGCCCATCACGACCAAGTACTTGGCCGACAACGGCGCCGAGGTGATTCGCATCGAATCGGCCGCGCGGCTCGACGTGCTGCGACTCGCTCCCCCGTGGAAGGATGCCCGCCCCGATCCGAACGGAAGCCAATTCTTCGCCAGCTACAACACCTCCAAGAAAGGCATCACTCTCGATTTGAGCAAACCGCGCGCGCGCGAGCTGGTGAAGAAGCTGGTCCCGTGGGCCGATATCGTCGCCGAAAGCTTCACGCCCAAAGCGATGCGCAAGTGGGAACTCGACTACGATCACCTGCGGCAGATCAATCCGCAACTAATCATGCTTTCGACCTGCATGCAGGGACAGACGGGTCCGAACGCGATGTATCCGGGGTTTGGGCAGCTGATGGCCGCGCTCTCCGGCTTCTACTATATCTCCGGCTACGACCAAGATTCGCCGTGCCCACCGTACGGCGCGTACAGCGACTTCATCGCGCCACGCTTTTCGGCGACGGCTCTGCTGGCAGCGCTCGACTACCGCCGGCGCACCGGCAAAGGTCAATACATCGACATGTCGCAGTACGAGGCGGCGCTGCACAATCTTGCCCCCGCGTTAATCGACTACTTCGCGACCGGGCGCGTGATCGGTGCGCGCGGGAATGCTTCGGAACGTTACGCGCCGCATGGTGCATACCGCTGTGCCGATGAAGATGGCAACGAGCGCTGGGTCGCGATCGCGGTGGTCGACGATGCCGGGTGGTCGTCGCTGTTGACCGTGCTGCACGGGGATGGCAGTGATTCGCGCTTTCAGACCAGACAGAGCCGGATCGCGAACGCGAATGCGGTGGATGAATTCGTAACCACGCTCACGCGGACCCGGGACGCGAAGGAGCTGACGGACCAGCTTCAGGCCGCGGGCGTGGCTGCTTATCCGGTGCAGAATTGCATGGACCTGCATCAGGACGAGAATCTCGAAGCCTTCGATTTCTGGCACTGGCTCGATCACCAGGCGATGGGGCCTTCTCCGTATGAGGGACTGCAGCATCGGCTGAGCCGAACGCCAGGAGCGCTTCGCTGTGCGGCTCCGGTCCTGGGCCAAAACAACGACGAGGTCTTCTCAGGCATGCTCGGCCTCTCGGCTACCGAGGTCGAACAGCTCAAGAAGGAAAACGTGATATTCTGA
- a CDS encoding CoA transferase, translated as MVSELLKGFRMLDLTDEKGALCGKIFADMGAEVIKVEPPGGCTSRSIPPFLEDRPGPDRSLYAIAYHAGKKSVTANLESAAGRGLVADLAAQADFIVESYPVGYLDSIGLGYEQLSRRSRRLIYTSITPFGDGAPARDYQWADIITWAAGGMMYMMGEEGKPPVQMSLPQAGLHAGGEAAVASMIAHYPRQVDGVGQKIVVDMQACIVWTLMNEQAMPILHGDHIRRTGVYTGSAGTLRKMIYKCKDGHMSTLIAGGTVGGASTKALVQWMGEEGFAAEWMLKKDWTTWVPGMFMKMTEQDHFEINDLEERVQRFFLTMTKREIYEGTLKRRMLLAPCSDVSDIAHDEQLKAREYFVEIDDDTLGRKLTMPGAFAKFSVTPVGPHQRAPRIGEHNPEIYGGLLGLSETRLQSLRSAGGI; from the coding sequence ATGGTGTCAGAGTTGCTTAAAGGGTTCCGGATGCTTGATCTGACCGACGAGAAGGGCGCGCTGTGCGGCAAGATCTTTGCCGACATGGGCGCCGAGGTCATCAAGGTCGAGCCGCCCGGAGGGTGCACGAGTCGGAGCATTCCGCCGTTCCTGGAGGACCGTCCCGGTCCGGATCGCAGCTTGTATGCGATCGCGTACCACGCGGGAAAGAAATCGGTCACCGCCAATCTGGAGTCAGCCGCTGGCCGCGGCCTGGTGGCCGACCTCGCGGCACAGGCCGACTTTATCGTCGAGTCCTATCCGGTCGGATACCTCGATTCCATTGGTCTCGGCTACGAGCAGTTGTCGCGCCGCTCTCGGCGTCTCATCTACACCTCGATAACACCCTTCGGCGATGGCGCTCCCGCGCGTGACTACCAGTGGGCGGACATCATCACCTGGGCGGCCGGCGGCATGATGTACATGATGGGCGAGGAAGGAAAGCCCCCGGTGCAGATGAGCCTGCCGCAGGCGGGACTGCACGCCGGCGGAGAGGCAGCAGTAGCATCGATGATCGCCCACTACCCGCGCCAGGTGGACGGCGTTGGGCAGAAGATCGTCGTCGACATGCAGGCCTGCATCGTGTGGACGCTGATGAATGAACAGGCGATGCCGATTCTGCACGGCGACCATATCCGTCGCACCGGGGTCTATACCGGTTCCGCCGGGACGCTTCGCAAGATGATCTATAAGTGCAAGGACGGACACATGTCGACGCTGATCGCGGGTGGCACCGTGGGCGGCGCATCGACCAAGGCGCTGGTGCAGTGGATGGGTGAAGAGGGCTTTGCTGCCGAGTGGATGCTCAAGAAAGACTGGACGACCTGGGTACCCGGCATGTTCATGAAAATGACCGAGCAGGATCATTTCGAGATCAACGACCTCGAAGAGCGAGTCCAGCGCTTTTTCCTGACCATGACCAAACGGGAGATTTACGAGGGCACCTTGAAGCGGCGCATGCTTCTCGCGCCGTGCTCGGACGTTTCGGACATTGCGCATGACGAGCAACTCAAGGCGCGCGAATATTTCGTCGAGATCGACGATGACACGCTGGGCCGCAAGCTCACCATGCCCGGAGCCTTCGCTAAGTTCAGTGTCACTCCGGTGGGACCGCATCAGCGCGCGCCCCGGATCGGCGAGCACAACCCAGAGATCTACGGTGGTCTGCTGGGCTTGAGCGAAACTCGCCTGCAAAGCCTGCGCAGCGCGGGAGGCATCTGA
- a CDS encoding replication-associated recombination protein A: protein MRPARLEEIVGQEHLLGPGKLLSQMVAAHRLHSMILWGPPGAGKTTLAIVLAAQSGAVFRRMSAVTAGIADLRAAVEQARLDLEAGKPTVLFIDEIHRWNRAQQDAFLPHVESGLITLIGATTENPSFEVIAPLLSRARVLVLDPLSEDAIRRIILRALKDPDRGLGMTGFELDPRAMDELLRFAAGDARRALNTLEIAAELTHEAGAKIIGAENVREAAQRKALLYDRAGDEHYNVISAFIKSMRGSDPDAALYWMMRMVEAGEDPLFIARRMVIFASEDVGNADPRALQVAISVKDAVDFVGLPEGVIPLAQGVTYLASAPKSNAAYVAMNRAREDAVAEPLPVPLHLRNAPTGLMKKLGYGHQYRYPHDDEGAINEQIYLPEKLADRIYYQPSERGYEIRIREWVARARQARAKLRPTQPPKTTKLPRSPQD from the coding sequence ATGAGGCCCGCGCGGTTGGAAGAAATAGTCGGCCAGGAGCACCTGCTTGGTCCGGGAAAGCTCCTGAGCCAGATGGTCGCGGCGCACCGCTTGCATTCGATGATCTTGTGGGGTCCGCCCGGAGCGGGCAAGACCACCCTGGCAATTGTGCTGGCAGCGCAATCCGGAGCGGTCTTCCGCCGAATGTCGGCGGTGACCGCCGGCATCGCCGACCTGCGCGCGGCAGTCGAGCAAGCGCGCCTCGATCTGGAGGCGGGCAAGCCGACCGTCCTCTTCATCGATGAGATCCATCGCTGGAACCGCGCTCAGCAGGACGCCTTCCTGCCCCACGTCGAGAGCGGTCTCATCACCTTGATCGGCGCAACCACCGAAAATCCGTCGTTTGAAGTCATTGCGCCACTGCTCTCGCGCGCCCGCGTTCTGGTACTCGATCCGCTCTCCGAAGATGCGATCCGCAGGATTATCCTGCGCGCGCTCAAGGACCCGGATCGCGGCCTGGGCATGACCGGATTCGAACTGGACCCCAGGGCGATGGATGAATTGTTGCGCTTTGCCGCGGGCGATGCGCGGCGCGCACTGAACACCCTGGAAATCGCGGCGGAACTGACGCACGAGGCCGGAGCGAAAATCATCGGCGCGGAGAATGTGCGCGAGGCTGCGCAGCGCAAGGCATTACTCTATGACCGCGCCGGCGACGAGCATTACAACGTAATCTCCGCGTTCATCAAGAGCATGCGCGGCAGCGACCCGGACGCTGCCCTCTACTGGATGATGCGGATGGTGGAGGCGGGCGAGGACCCACTTTTCATCGCCCGACGCATGGTGATCTTCGCGTCCGAGGACGTCGGCAATGCTGACCCGCGCGCGCTCCAAGTTGCGATTTCGGTAAAGGATGCGGTGGACTTTGTTGGCTTGCCCGAGGGAGTGATTCCACTCGCACAGGGCGTGACCTATCTGGCAAGTGCCCCCAAATCGAACGCCGCATACGTCGCGATGAACAGGGCGCGCGAAGATGCGGTCGCCGAGCCGCTGCCGGTGCCGCTGCATTTGCGCAATGCGCCCACCGGACTGATGAAGAAACTCGGCTACGGCCACCAATATCGCTACCCGCATGACGACGAGGGTGCCATCAACGAGCAGATCTACCTGCCCGAAAAGCTCGCAGACCGCATCTACTATCAGCCATCCGAGCGCGGCTATGAGATCCGAATCCGCGAATGGGTCGCCCGTGCCCGCCAGGCGCGCGCCAAACTCCGACCAACTCAGCCGCCGAAAACCACCAAGCTCCCGAGATCCCCGCAGGACTGA
- a CDS encoding HU family DNA-binding protein produces the protein MTQSQVAAHLADKVGMTKKQAKSALEELTSLVVRELKKEGSLRLAGLGIFRKRQSKARMGRNPATGEAIKIPARTRLRFTAAKALKDSVLGARKK, from the coding sequence ATGACGCAGTCGCAGGTAGCAGCCCATCTCGCCGACAAGGTCGGTATGACCAAGAAGCAGGCGAAGAGCGCGCTTGAGGAGCTGACCAGCCTCGTGGTGCGAGAGCTCAAGAAAGAAGGGTCCCTGCGTCTGGCGGGACTCGGAATCTTTCGCAAACGCCAATCCAAGGCACGCATGGGCCGTAACCCGGCCACGGGTGAGGCCATCAAGATTCCCGCGCGTACGAGATTGCGGTTTACGGCCGCAAAGGCGCTCAAAGACTCGGTCCTGGGTGCCAGGAAGAAATAA
- the truA gene encoding tRNA pseudouridine(38-40) synthase TruA, protein MRVKLTLEYDGSAYAGWQLQADQDSIQGRVESALLQIFGVAVRVSGAGRTDSGVHARGQVASALLPREFDPADLKRALNALLPPDIAVLAADAAPHGFDPRRDARSRIYEYRVLNRESRSAFEFHYAWLVRGPLDLEAMRSVAREFVGEHDFAAFRTLGSEEKTTRRRVLTSDWRCAGAVLCYRVEASSFLRHMVRTMVAAMVDAGHGKIARGDIAALLTSRDRAAAPAPAPACGLYLMEVRY, encoded by the coding sequence ATGCGCGTAAAGCTCACGCTCGAGTACGACGGCAGCGCGTACGCCGGTTGGCAACTGCAGGCAGACCAGGACTCGATTCAAGGTCGCGTCGAATCGGCCCTGCTGCAAATCTTTGGGGTGGCGGTTCGAGTCAGCGGCGCGGGCCGGACCGATAGCGGAGTCCATGCCCGTGGGCAGGTCGCCTCGGCGTTGCTGCCACGTGAATTCGACCCCGCAGACTTGAAGCGCGCGCTCAACGCGCTCTTGCCCCCGGACATCGCGGTGCTTGCCGCCGACGCCGCGCCGCACGGTTTTGATCCCCGGCGTGACGCCCGCTCGCGCATCTACGAATATCGGGTGCTCAACCGCGAATCGCGTTCCGCGTTTGAATTTCACTACGCCTGGCTGGTGCGCGGGCCGCTCGATCTTGAGGCGATGCGGTCGGTGGCGCGCGAGTTTGTGGGCGAGCACGACTTCGCGGCGTTCCGCACGCTGGGGTCGGAGGAGAAGACGACCCGCCGGCGCGTGCTCACCAGTGATTGGCGCTGCGCGGGTGCAGTTCTTTGCTATCGCGTCGAGGCGAGCAGTTTCCTGCGCCACATGGTGCGTACCATGGTCGCGGCGATGGTCGATGCGGGGCATGGGAAAATCGCGCGCGGTGACATCGCGGCGCTGCTCACTTCGCGCGATCGCGCCGCGGCGCCCGCACCTGCTCCCGCATGCGGGCTCTATCTGATGGAAGTTCGTTACTGA
- the leuB gene encoding 3-isopropylmalate dehydrogenase: protein MAYKILVLKGDGIGPEVVGEALQVLKTVAREAAIDLEFKDGVIGGHAIDAHGTPLPDEVLKHAQDADAILLGAVGGPKWDNPNANQRPEQALLGLRKALGLFANLRPVRAVKELLGSSPLKPELINGVDLVVIRELTGGIYYGQPSEKRRGKDGREAVDTCFYNEHEIARVLRFGFELARERRKKLTSVDKANVMSSSRLWREVALELSNQYKDVAFESQLVDSMAMHLIRRPRDFDVIVTENMFGDILTDEASVLAGSMGLLPSASLGEELNSAGFRVGLFEPIHGSAPDIAGRDEANPLAAILSAAMLLEHSLGLRAEAELITQAVDAVLKEGHRTRDLGGAGTKFIGCKAMGRLVREKLEPAES from the coding sequence ATGGCCTACAAAATTCTAGTTCTGAAGGGTGACGGCATTGGCCCCGAGGTCGTCGGCGAGGCGCTGCAGGTCCTAAAGACCGTGGCGCGCGAAGCGGCGATCGATCTGGAATTCAAAGATGGCGTGATCGGCGGCCACGCTATCGATGCTCACGGGACTCCTTTGCCCGACGAGGTGCTCAAGCACGCGCAGGATGCCGATGCCATCTTGCTGGGCGCGGTGGGGGGTCCAAAATGGGACAACCCCAACGCCAACCAGCGTCCCGAGCAAGCGCTGCTCGGATTGCGCAAGGCACTGGGGCTCTTCGCGAACCTGCGTCCGGTGCGCGCGGTCAAGGAATTGCTGGGATCGTCGCCGCTCAAGCCCGAGCTGATCAACGGCGTCGACCTGGTGGTAATTCGCGAGCTGACCGGCGGGATCTACTACGGACAGCCGAGCGAAAAGCGCCGAGGCAAGGATGGGCGCGAAGCGGTCGACACCTGCTTCTACAACGAGCATGAAATCGCACGCGTGCTACGCTTCGGGTTCGAGCTGGCGCGCGAGCGTCGCAAGAAACTGACCTCGGTTGACAAGGCGAACGTGATGTCTTCGTCGCGCCTATGGCGCGAGGTCGCACTGGAATTGAGCAACCAGTACAAGGACGTCGCGTTTGAGAGCCAACTGGTCGATTCCATGGCGATGCACCTGATTCGCCGTCCAAGAGATTTCGACGTGATCGTCACCGAAAATATGTTCGGTGACATCCTGACCGACGAAGCGTCGGTCCTCGCAGGATCGATGGGCCTGCTGCCGTCGGCATCGCTGGGCGAGGAACTCAACAGCGCCGGCTTCCGGGTCGGACTATTCGAGCCAATCCACGGCAGCGCGCCGGACATCGCGGGCCGCGACGAAGCCAACCCCCTGGCCGCGATTCTTTCCGCTGCGATGTTGCTTGAGCATTCGCTGGGTCTGCGCGCCGAAGCGGAACTGATCACGCAGGCTGTCGACGCCGTCCTCAAGGAGGGACATCGCACTCGCGATCTCGGCGGGGCCGGCACCAAGTTCATCGGGTGCAAGGCGATGGGCCGGCTGGTGCGGGAAAAACTCGAGCCCGCGGAGAGCTGA